A genome region from Mesorhizobium sp. B2-1-8 includes the following:
- the fmt gene encoding methionyl-tRNA formyltransferase, with protein MPLRVIFMGTPEFSVPTLRAITEAGHEVATVYTQPPRAAGRRGLELTPSPVQREAERLGIEVHTPTSLKGEVEQAAFAALGADIAVVVAYGLLLPKAVLEAPRLGCVNGHASLLPRWRGAAPIQRAIMAGDTETGMMVMRMEEGLDTGPVGLVEKCAIDPDMTAGDLHDRLMSVGAALMVEALARLEQNTLTFAAQAAEGVTYARKIDKSETRVEWTRPAAEVHNHIRGLSPFPGAWAEIDIGGRSERLKLLRSTLSEGLSLSEDLGESGGILDDRLTVACGKGAVRLVEVQRAGGRPAAASEFLRGAKIEKGLKFS; from the coding sequence ATGCCTCTTCGCGTTATCTTCATGGGCACGCCTGAGTTTTCGGTGCCGACGCTGCGCGCCATCACTGAAGCCGGACATGAGGTAGCAACTGTCTATACGCAGCCTCCGCGCGCCGCGGGCCGGCGCGGGCTGGAGCTGACGCCGTCGCCGGTGCAGCGCGAGGCAGAGCGGCTGGGCATCGAGGTGCATACGCCGACATCGTTGAAGGGCGAGGTCGAACAGGCCGCTTTTGCCGCCCTTGGCGCCGATATCGCCGTGGTCGTTGCCTATGGACTGCTGTTGCCCAAGGCGGTTCTGGAGGCGCCACGGCTTGGCTGCGTCAACGGCCATGCATCGCTTTTGCCACGCTGGCGCGGCGCCGCGCCCATCCAGCGCGCCATCATGGCCGGCGACACCGAGACCGGCATGATGGTGATGCGCATGGAGGAGGGCCTCGACACCGGTCCGGTGGGATTGGTTGAAAAATGCGCCATCGACCCCGATATGACAGCCGGCGATCTGCATGATCGGTTGATGAGCGTTGGCGCTGCCCTGATGGTGGAAGCACTGGCGCGGCTGGAACAGAACACCCTGACATTTGCCGCGCAAGCGGCCGAAGGGGTGACTTACGCCAGGAAAATCGATAAATCCGAGACGCGCGTGGAGTGGACACGGCCCGCGGCCGAGGTCCACAACCACATTCGTGGCCTATCGCCCTTTCCCGGCGCCTGGGCCGAGATTGACATTGGCGGCCGCTCGGAGCGGCTGAAACTGCTTCGCTCGACGCTGTCCGAAGGCCTGTCGCTTTCGGAAGATTTGGGCGAGTCGGGAGGAATTCTCGATGACCGGCTGACGGTCGCCTGCGGAAAAGGCGCGGTCAGGCTGGTCGAAGTTCAACGTGCGGGCGGAAGGCCCGCCGCCGCGTCGGAGTTCCTGCGCGGAGCCAAGATCGAAAAAGGACTGAAATTCTCATGA
- a CDS encoding GNAT family N-acetyltransferase, with protein sequence MSMMSIRAATPRDREAIRLVEEHAFGQQTEAGLVDALVTGGDAVVELVAEEDGQAVGHILFSRLFVQNGGKSFAAVALAPLAVEPSFHGSGIGGALIREAHIRLKDAGETLAVVLGDPAYYGRFGYSHARAEKFESEYQSEALQALAWGDAPEAGRLVYASAFTALAA encoded by the coding sequence ATGAGCATGATGTCGATACGCGCGGCGACGCCGCGGGACCGCGAGGCCATTCGCCTCGTCGAGGAACACGCTTTCGGCCAGCAAACGGAGGCCGGGCTGGTCGACGCGTTGGTGACCGGCGGTGACGCCGTCGTCGAACTGGTGGCGGAAGAGGACGGCCAGGCCGTTGGCCACATCCTGTTTTCGCGGCTGTTCGTGCAGAACGGCGGCAAGAGTTTCGCCGCCGTGGCGCTTGCCCCGCTGGCGGTGGAGCCGTCTTTTCACGGCTCCGGCATTGGCGGCGCACTGATCCGCGAGGCTCACATCCGGCTCAAGGATGCCGGCGAGACGCTGGCCGTTGTGCTGGGCGATCCGGCCTATTACGGCCGTTTCGGCTATAGCCACGCCCGCGCTGAAAAGTTCGAAAGCGAATACCAAAGCGAAGCGCTGCAGGCGCTGGCCTGGGGCGACGCACCCGAAGCCGGCAGGCTGGTCTACGCCTCCGCCTTTACCGCTCTCGCCGCCTAG
- a CDS encoding type II toxin-antitoxin system VapC family toxin: protein MIVLDTNVISETSRTAPDANVVEWFRKQELLDLYLCGPVVMEQSFGAERFLNKTGSDRHIRALDHLISKQFSGRVVEFAGSIPRLAGKLRATRERLGRPISLADAMIAAICLAHDATLATRNVRDFDGLDLKLVNPFETSA, encoded by the coding sequence GTGATCGTCCTCGATACCAACGTCATTTCCGAAACGAGTAGGACGGCACCCGACGCAAACGTGGTCGAATGGTTTCGCAAACAGGAGTTGCTTGACCTCTATCTGTGCGGCCCCGTCGTCATGGAGCAATCCTTCGGTGCCGAACGGTTCCTGAACAAGACCGGCTCCGATCGCCATATCCGTGCTCTCGATCACCTGATCTCGAAACAGTTCTCCGGTCGTGTCGTCGAATTTGCCGGCTCTATCCCCCGCCTTGCCGGCAAGCTCCGGGCGACGCGGGAACGGCTCGGGCGCCCAATCAGCCTTGCTGATGCCATGATCGCCGCGATCTGTCTCGCGCATGACGCTACGCTGGCAACCCGCAATGTTCGCGACTTCGACGGGCTTGACCTTAAGCTCGTAAACCCGTTTGAAACGAGTGCCTGA
- the def gene encoding peptide deformylase produces MPIKPLIILPDPVLRQVSKPVERVDAPLRKLADDMLATMYDAPGIGLAAIQIGEPLRMLVIDLAKEDETPAPHVFINPEILESADARSVYEEGCLSIPDYYAEVERPASVRVRYLDRDDKLQEMEAEGLMATCLQHEIDHLNGVLFIDHISKLKRDMVVKKFKKLARDKAPGKLVG; encoded by the coding sequence ATGCCGATCAAGCCGCTCATCATCCTTCCCGACCCCGTCCTGCGCCAGGTTTCCAAGCCGGTGGAGCGCGTCGACGCGCCCTTGCGCAAACTGGCCGACGACATGCTGGCGACCATGTATGACGCGCCCGGCATCGGGCTGGCGGCAATCCAGATCGGCGAACCGCTGCGCATGCTGGTGATCGACCTCGCCAAGGAAGACGAAACGCCGGCGCCGCACGTCTTCATCAACCCGGAGATTCTAGAAAGCGCCGACGCGCGGTCCGTCTACGAGGAAGGCTGCCTGTCGATCCCGGATTACTACGCCGAGGTCGAGCGCCCGGCCTCGGTGCGTGTCAGATATCTCGACCGAGACGACAAGCTGCAGGAGATGGAGGCCGAAGGCCTGATGGCGACCTGCCTGCAGCACGAGATCGACCATCTCAACGGCGTGCTGTTCATCGACCACATCTCGAAGCTGAAGCGCGACATGGTGGTGAAGAAGTTCAAGAAGCTCGCCAGGGACAAGGCGCCAGGCAAGCTGGTGGGATAG
- a CDS encoding plasmid stabilization protein — protein sequence MGDMLIRDIPEPLKREIEQAARSGGQSLSGKAIDLLRKGMVAEKEAKPEPGLSAWDNIRSAFATENAIDDEFAEIMDEIEADRKRDFGRPVGDFE from the coding sequence ATGGGCGATATGCTGATCAGGGACATCCCCGAACCGTTGAAACGCGAAATCGAACAGGCTGCACGAAGCGGCGGCCAGAGCTTGTCCGGCAAAGCGATCGATCTTTTGCGTAAAGGCATGGTCGCCGAAAAGGAGGCCAAGCCAGAGCCCGGTCTGTCGGCATGGGACAACATTCGCTCCGCGTTCGCGACTGAAAACGCGATCGACGACGAGTTCGCCGAGATCATGGACGAGATCGAAGCGGACAGAAAACGCGACTTTGGGCGCCCGGTTGGGGACTTCGAGTGA